A region of Oxyura jamaicensis isolate SHBP4307 breed ruddy duck chromosome 9, BPBGC_Ojam_1.0, whole genome shotgun sequence DNA encodes the following proteins:
- the LOC118171777 gene encoding cytochrome P450 2C25-like, with amino-acid sequence MLTLSVGLVFFAASLLFVEFLKLQWKRRQLPPGPTPFPLFGNLLQMKFRIHHDILKKMRKLHGNIFTLWLANTPVIVLQGYQAVKEGMTAHAEEVAGRPQNLAFNMLTHGKGVMFSNGHLWKQQRRFGLVTMRKMGVGKKDQECQIQEEACRLVEYLRGTNGKPLDPTMPIIHAVSNVICALILGHRFSIEDENFHRLIEAVDDISAFMNSRWFYVHDQIPWFADRFLTPCKKTFSGVHFMRTLLAEEIERYKEKRKADENQNFIGYYLDQIAKTEGDADATYDKENLIQAVFDLFLAGTETTATTLRWALLYMVVYPDVQEKVQKELDAVLGSSNLPCYMDRKRLPYTNAVIHEIQRYSNIVLIALPRQTMKDTELLGYPIPKNTIVLVNIDSVLSDPEKWETPDQFNPGHFLDKDGNFVHREAFLPFSIGSRVCMGELLARLELFIVFSTLLRAFRFTLPDGVKEVNTKFVFGSTMRPPPYQLCAIPR; translated from the exons ATGTTAACGTTAAGTGTAGGGCTTGTATTTtttgcagcatctctgctgtttGTAGAGTTTCTGAAACTGCAATGGAAGCGAAGACAACTCCCTCCTGGACCAACTCCATTCCCCCTCTTTGGAAATCTGCTGCAAATGAAGTTCCGAATTCATCATGACATCCTTAAAAAA ATGAGAAAACTTCATGGTAATATCTTCACCTTATGGCTTGCAAACACGCCTGTGATTGTCCTGCAAGGGTACCAGGCAGTGAAGGAGGGTATGACTGCCCATGCTGAAGAGGTTGCTGGAAGGCCACAAAACTTAGCCTTCAACATGTTGACTCATGGAAAGG GTGTTATGTTCTCTAACGGTCATCTTTGGAAGCAACAGAGGCGTTTTGGACTTGTAACAATGAGGAAAATGGGAGTAGGGAAAAAAGACCAGGAGTGTCAAATACAAGAGGAAGCCTGTCGCCTGGTGGAATACTTGCGGGGAACAAATG GAAAACCTCTGGACCCCACTATGCCCATTATTCATGCTGTTTCAAACGTGATTTGTGCTCTGATTTTGGGACATCGCTTCTCTATAGAAGATGAAAATTTTCACCGCTTGATTGAAGCTGTTGATGATATATCAGCATTTATGAACAGCCGCTGGTTTTat GTACATGATCAGATTCCCTGGTTTGCAGACCGTTTTTTAACACCTTGTAAGAAGACTTTTTCCGGTGTACATTTTATGAGAACTTTGTTAGCAGAGGAAATTGAAcgctacaaagaaaaaagaaaagcagatgaaaatcaaaattttattgGTTATTATTTGGATCAGATAGCTAAA ACTGAAGGAGATGCTGATGCTACATACGACAAAGAAAACTTGATCCAGGCTGTTTTTGACCTCTTTCTGGCTGGTACAGAAACTACAGCTACCACTTTACGTTGGGCATTGCTCTATATGGTGGTTTATCCTGATGTTCAAG AGAAAGTCCAGAAGGAGCTGGATGCTGTTCTGGGTTCTTCCAATTTACCTTGCTACATGGACAGGAAAAGGCTGCCCTATACAAATGCTGTAATTCATGAGATCCAGCGATACAGTAATATTGTCTTAATTGCACTTCCCAGACAGACTATGAAGGACACAGAACTGCTGGGATATCCTATTCCAAAG aacactATAGTTCTAGTAAATATTGATTCCGTTCTGTCTGATCCTGAAAAATGGGAAACACCTGATCAGTTCAACCCAGGCCACTTTCTGGATAAAGATGGAAACTTTGTACACAGAGAAGCATTCTTACCATTCTCGATAG GGAGCCGTGTATGTATGGGGGAGCTCTTGGCAAGGCTGGAGCTCTTTATTGTCTTTTCCACCCTGTTGAGGGCATTCAGGTTCACCCTGCCTGATGGAGTGAAAGAAGTCAACACAAAGTTTGTTTTTGGAAGTACAATGAGGCCTCCCCCGTACCAGCTCTGTGCTATTCCTCGGTAG